One Campylobacter concisus DNA window includes the following coding sequences:
- the hemC gene encoding hydroxymethylbilane synthase, translating into MKEIKIATRKSILALWQSEHIKARIEAQHKGVKVVLEGMKTKGDVILDTPLAKIGGKGLFTKELEDSMLKGETDIAVHSLKDVPVVFPEGLRLAAICSREDTRDAMISEKFAKFSDLPHGAKVGTTSLRRKMQLLIMRPDLEIISLRGNVQTRLRKLKEGEFDAIILAMAGINRLNIKAEVAHIYTFGFDEMIPAMGQGALGVEARDEKQILDEISFLNDENAVIETTIERDFVSVLEGGCQVPIGISARLKGDEISIDAIVGLPDGSEYIKDSLKTGKDKFQSIGKELAHKFIEKGAKELLKRAEEMA; encoded by the coding sequence ATGAAAGAGATAAAAATAGCAACTAGAAAGAGTATCTTAGCGCTTTGGCAAAGCGAGCATATCAAGGCTAGGATCGAGGCGCAGCACAAGGGCGTGAAGGTCGTGCTTGAGGGCATGAAGACAAAAGGTGACGTGATCCTTGACACGCCACTAGCCAAGATCGGCGGTAAGGGGCTTTTTACAAAAGAGCTTGAAGATAGCATGCTAAAAGGCGAGACTGACATCGCAGTCCATAGCCTAAAAGACGTGCCAGTAGTCTTTCCAGAAGGGCTTAGACTTGCGGCCATTTGCTCACGCGAGGATACTAGAGATGCGATGATAAGTGAGAAATTTGCTAAATTTAGCGACCTACCGCACGGCGCAAAGGTTGGCACAACGAGCCTACGCCGTAAGATGCAGCTGCTTATCATGAGGCCTGATCTTGAGATCATCTCGCTTCGAGGTAATGTGCAAACTAGACTTAGAAAGCTAAAAGAGGGTGAATTTGACGCGATCATTTTGGCGATGGCTGGCATAAACCGCCTAAATATCAAGGCCGAAGTGGCGCATATCTACACATTTGGCTTTGACGAGATGATACCTGCGATGGGTCAGGGCGCTCTTGGTGTCGAGGCTAGAGATGAGAAGCAAATTTTAGATGAGATCTCTTTTTTAAATGATGAAAATGCAGTCATAGAAACGACCATAGAGCGTGACTTTGTAAGCGTTTTGGAGGGTGGCTGCCAAGTGCCAATAGGCATAAGCGCAAGGCTAAAAGGCGATGAAATTTCTATCGATGCAATCGTTGGTCTGCCTGATGGAAGCGAGTATATAAAAGATAGCTTAAAGACTGGCAAAGATAAATTTCAAAGCATCGGCAAGGAGCTAGCGCATAAATTTATAGAAAAAGGGGCGAAAGAGCTTTTAAAGCGCGCTGAAGAGATGGCGTAA
- a CDS encoding Imm10 family immunity protein has translation MFLLKFKAKAISATKNSKDNYYMIGLADDKYNYKNYIIFQRPIKLKKGDDENADINGLYAECNGDICYNACKRVKITDESIIFEVQDSLICVDTEGVKLNERFMKYSKEIFGELLE, from the coding sequence GTGTTTTTGCTAAAATTTAAAGCAAAAGCCATAAGCGCCACCAAAAATAGCAAAGACAACTACTATATGATCGGTCTTGCAGACGACAAATATAACTACAAAAACTACATAATCTTTCAAAGACCGATCAAACTAAAAAAGGGCGACGACGAAAACGCCGACATAAACGGCCTATACGCCGAGTGCAACGGCGACATTTGCTATAACGCTTGCAAAAGGGTGAAGATCACTGATGAGAGCATCATTTTTGAGGTGCAAGATAGTCTCATTTGCGTAGATACCGAGGGTGTAAAGCTTAATGAGCGCTTTATGAAATATAGCAAAGAGATATTTGGCGAGCTGCTAGAGTAG
- a CDS encoding menaquinone biosynthesis decarboxylase, whose translation MDYIKLLKDNGLLRVIEEPVDIDLEIAHASYIEVKREGSQALLFTNPVCKKTGRKFAPVLTNIYGSKRALELIFGVQPDEIAAEIEKLLKPKKPENFKEKLDFLAYLFSMRKIFTKRLKGEGECQQVKFIGEQADLLSLPALKTWPHDGGAFITMGQVYTQGLDGALQNLGMYRLQIYDKNRLGMHWQIHKDGANFFHEYKRAGRKMPVSVAIGGDPLYIWCGQAPLPKGVFELLLYGFIRKEPAKLVKSLTNEIYVPHDADYVIEGFVDTAKSELEGPFGDHTGFYTPVEPFPVMEVTAITSKQDPVFHATVVGKPPLEDKYMGWATERIFLPLLRTTVPELLDYNMPENGVFHNLILAKINALYPAHAKQAMHAFWGVGQMSFVKHAIFVGSDAPELAEYDKFADFVLDKFGSESVLISQGVCDQLDHASPNSCFGGKLGIDATQDFCKFSPAVLSDDELLAKFQSVAPNVKELRQFKKESKTPICVIKFKKDRPVKELFSKLLEFREFFKLLVVVDMQNYLENPYMLLWRVTNNIDALRDIYIDGENFCVDATSKSELEGYTRGWPMQTDCEREVVVDLVKRGVVKDEPELFHKFEIFG comes from the coding sequence ATGGACTACATCAAGCTTTTAAAAGATAATGGCCTACTTAGGGTGATCGAGGAGCCAGTGGATATCGACCTGGAGATCGCGCACGCTAGCTACATCGAGGTCAAACGCGAGGGCTCACAAGCACTACTTTTTACAAACCCAGTCTGCAAAAAAACTGGGCGTAAATTTGCCCCAGTGCTTACAAATATCTACGGCTCAAAAAGGGCGCTTGAGCTGATATTTGGCGTGCAGCCTGATGAGATTGCAGCTGAGATAGAGAAACTTTTAAAGCCCAAAAAACCTGAGAATTTCAAAGAAAAGCTTGACTTTTTAGCCTATCTTTTTAGCATGAGAAAAATTTTTACAAAAAGGCTAAAGGGTGAGGGCGAGTGCCAGCAGGTCAAATTTATAGGCGAGCAGGCTGATCTTTTGAGCTTGCCTGCGCTAAAGACTTGGCCGCATGACGGAGGTGCTTTTATCACGATGGGGCAGGTCTATACGCAAGGTCTTGATGGTGCGCTGCAAAATTTAGGCATGTATAGACTGCAAATTTATGATAAAAATCGCCTTGGCATGCACTGGCAGATCCACAAAGACGGCGCAAATTTCTTTCACGAGTATAAGCGCGCAGGCCGTAAGATGCCAGTCTCTGTGGCGATCGGCGGCGATCCACTCTACATCTGGTGCGGTCAGGCGCCACTGCCAAAGGGCGTCTTTGAGCTGCTACTTTACGGCTTTATCCGCAAAGAGCCAGCCAAGCTTGTAAAGTCGCTCACTAATGAAATTTACGTCCCGCACGACGCTGACTACGTGATCGAGGGCTTTGTGGATACTGCTAAGAGCGAGCTTGAGGGGCCATTTGGCGATCACACTGGCTTTTACACGCCGGTTGAGCCGTTTCCAGTGATGGAGGTCACGGCGATAACGAGCAAGCAAGACCCCGTATTTCACGCGACCGTGGTTGGCAAACCGCCGCTTGAAGATAAATACATGGGCTGGGCGACTGAGCGCATTTTCTTGCCGCTTTTGCGAACGACCGTGCCAGAGCTACTAGACTACAATATGCCTGAAAATGGCGTCTTTCACAACCTGATCTTAGCCAAGATCAACGCCCTTTATCCGGCTCATGCAAAGCAGGCGATGCACGCGTTTTGGGGAGTTGGGCAGATGAGCTTTGTAAAGCACGCGATCTTTGTGGGTAGCGATGCACCAGAGCTAGCAGAATACGACAAATTTGCGGACTTTGTGCTTGATAAATTTGGCAGTGAGAGTGTGCTAATAAGCCAAGGCGTGTGCGACCAGCTCGATCACGCCAGTCCAAACTCGTGCTTTGGCGGCAAGCTTGGCATCGATGCGACGCAGGATTTTTGTAAATTTAGCCCTGCGGTCTTAAGCGATGACGAGCTTTTGGCTAAATTTCAAAGCGTTGCGCCAAATGTTAAAGAGCTTAGGCAGTTTAAAAAAGAGAGTAAAACGCCTATTTGTGTGATTAAATTTAAAAAAGATCGCCCTGTAAAAGAGTTATTTTCTAAGCTTTTGGAGTTTAGAGAATTTTTCAAGCTTCTAGTCGTCGTGGATATGCAAAACTACCTAGAAAATCCATATATGCTGCTTTGGCGCGTGACAAATAACATAGATGCCTTGCGTGATATCTACATAGATGGTGAAAATTTCTGTGTGGATGCGACGAGCAAGAGTGAGCTTGAGGGCTACACGCGTGGCTGGCCTATGCAAACTGACTGCGAGCGAGAAGTGGTGGTTGATCTTGTGAAGCGTGGTGTAGTAAAAGATGAGCCAGAGCTTTTTCATAAATTTGAGATATTTGGGTAG
- a CDS encoding thiamine-phosphate kinase, producing MDKENFTIACFSNAYIGDDAAVAGKMVFSKDIFAQNSHFKLGWLSLKEIGYKAMIVNFSDTVVMNAKPKFALLGLSLPKSFTPRQISELSSGINRACEEFGVKIIGGDTISSPILNISVSVIGELRGRAVLRRNAKFGDFVAFTGKLGGSQKGLNSLLRLAQISKNSRFKKPVLRDKFFYKVAHLINSAMDISDGLNTDLGKLLKASKKGAKFTKKLSKFELSSGEEYEVLFTFSPKNLSAIKRIADKTRTKITIFAKISHKRLRQNARSHHF from the coding sequence ATGGATAAAGAAAATTTCACGATTGCATGCTTTAGTAACGCATATATCGGCGATGATGCGGCAGTGGCTGGCAAAATGGTCTTTAGCAAAGATATATTTGCGCAAAATTCGCACTTTAAGCTTGGCTGGTTAAGCCTTAAAGAGATCGGCTACAAGGCGATGATCGTAAATTTCTCAGACACGGTCGTGATGAATGCAAAGCCAAAATTTGCCCTTCTTGGCCTTAGCTTGCCAAAGAGCTTCACGCCTCGGCAGATCAGCGAGCTAAGCAGTGGCATAAATAGGGCGTGTGAGGAGTTTGGCGTAAAGATAATAGGCGGCGACACGATAAGTAGCCCCATTTTAAACATAAGCGTTAGCGTGATCGGCGAGCTAAGGGGCAGGGCTGTGCTTAGAAGAAATGCTAAATTTGGCGATTTTGTTGCATTTACTGGCAAGCTTGGAGGCAGTCAAAAGGGGCTAAACTCACTTCTAAGACTGGCTCAAATTTCAAAAAACTCACGTTTTAAAAAGCCTGTTTTAAGAGATAAATTTTTTTACAAAGTAGCTCATCTTATAAATTCTGCCATGGATATCTCAGACGGGCTAAATACCGACCTTGGCAAGCTTTTAAAGGCTAGCAAAAAGGGAGCTAAATTTACAAAAAAGCTAAGCAAATTTGAGCTTAGTAGCGGCGAGGAGTATGAGGTTTTATTTACCTTTAGCCCTAAAAATTTAAGCGCTATTAAAAGGATCGCCGATAAAACTAGGACAAAGATCACGATTTTTGCCAAAATTTCACACAAAAGGTTAAGACAAAATGCAAGAAGCCACCACTTTTAA
- the truD gene encoding tRNA pseudouridine(13) synthase TruD, whose product MQEATTFKPLYALTHAPIEAYFSKNSDDFVVREIPLYEFSGDGEHLIVEISKKDMTTSDALHVFSEVTGAKMRDFGYAGLKDKQGMTTQFISMPRKFESALANFSHEKMKILNLNVHKNKLRIGHLKGNSFFIRLKKVLPSSAKKLEQAFVSIDKMGYANYFGYQRFGKFGDNAETGLELLKNGTINGKKSKNVKLNDFLISAYQSDLFNRYLSKRVEISRFVSDFSLNELGEIYKNFSKDDLKAMKAQESFFKLLPGEVLGHYPFGKLFLCENLDQEAQRFARRDITSLGLIVGAKAYEASGVAKELENEIFAEAVLLTSKITGSRRFNWAYLENTSYKYNEENAHFSLNFTLQKGSYATVVLEEILHKNIFE is encoded by the coding sequence ATGCAAGAAGCCACCACTTTTAAGCCACTCTATGCGCTCACTCATGCGCCCATTGAGGCATATTTTTCTAAAAATTCAGATGATTTTGTCGTGCGAGAGATACCGCTTTATGAATTTAGCGGTGACGGCGAGCATTTGATCGTTGAAATTTCTAAAAAAGATATGACGACAAGCGACGCTTTGCACGTCTTTAGCGAGGTTACAGGGGCAAAAATGCGCGACTTTGGCTATGCTGGGCTAAAGGATAAGCAGGGGATGACTACGCAGTTTATCTCTATGCCTCGTAAATTTGAGAGCGCGCTTGCAAACTTTAGCCACGAAAAGATGAAAATTTTAAACCTAAACGTGCATAAGAACAAGCTTCGCATCGGACATCTAAAGGGCAATAGCTTTTTCATCCGCCTAAAAAAGGTGCTGCCAAGTAGCGCTAAAAAGCTAGAGCAGGCCTTTGTCAGCATCGATAAAATGGGCTATGCAAACTACTTTGGCTACCAGCGTTTTGGCAAATTTGGCGACAATGCTGAAACTGGGCTGGAGCTACTTAAAAACGGCACGATAAATGGCAAAAAGAGCAAAAATGTAAAGCTAAATGACTTTTTGATCTCAGCCTATCAAAGCGATCTTTTTAACCGCTATCTTAGCAAAAGGGTTGAAATTTCAAGGTTTGTAAGCGACTTTAGTCTAAATGAGCTAGGCGAAATTTACAAAAATTTTAGCAAAGATGATCTAAAGGCGATGAAGGCGCAGGAGAGCTTTTTTAAGCTGCTTCCTGGAGAGGTTTTGGGGCACTATCCATTTGGCAAGCTCTTTTTGTGTGAAAATTTAGATCAAGAGGCACAAAGATTTGCTAGGCGTGATATAACAAGCCTTGGTCTCATTGTCGGCGCAAAGGCCTATGAAGCAAGCGGCGTGGCAAAAGAGCTTGAGAATGAAATTTTCGCTGAGGCAGTTTTGCTTACTTCAAAGATCACTGGCTCAAGGCGCTTTAACTGGGCGTATTTAGAAAATACAAGCTACAAATACAACGAAGAAAACGCTCACTTTAGCTTAAATTTCACACTTCAAAAGGGCTCATACGCCACAGTTGTGTTAGAGGAAATTTTGCATAAAAATATATTTGAGTAG
- the fliS gene encoding flagellar export chaperone FliS, whose translation MNQSAYSAYAQSSFGGIESPTKLIEMLYDGILKFIFRTKKAIEAGDIEKKVYYINRANAIFVELLNSLDYSQGDVAHYLSGLYTRQMQLLAMANIQNDIAALNEVTNVVKQLSEAWREVTSGE comes from the coding sequence ATGAATCAAAGTGCATATAGTGCATACGCACAGTCGAGTTTCGGGGGCATCGAGTCCCCGACTAAATTAATAGAAATGCTTTATGATGGAATTTTGAAATTTATATTTCGCACAAAAAAAGCGATCGAAGCTGGAGATATAGAGAAAAAGGTCTATTATATAAACAGAGCAAACGCTATCTTTGTCGAGCTTTTAAACTCGCTTGATTATTCTCAAGGCGACGTGGCTCACTACCTTAGCGGACTTTATACAAGGCAGATGCAGCTTCTTGCTATGGCAAATATCCAAAATGATATAGCAGCGCTAAATGAAGTAACAAATGTCGTAAAGCAGTTATCAGAAGCATGGAGGGAGGTAACATCAGGTGAATAG
- the fliD gene encoding flagellar filament capping protein FliD translates to MAVGNVTNLGIGTKNSGLNDELIKKLKEADEAGQIKPLTTRLEKNELKQKDLAALKTLVSNVNVSGKTLGGEALYLKRNTNNAGKSVTASAANGVSVQSFSIDVQKLAQKDTFQSKNFKNSSSMVGATNTGSFDVEIDGQKFSIGVTRSTTYQDIVDKINDVSGGKLQARILNVGGDKPNQIMLQSGSTGATQTIKFSNDTAGILDKLGWDDTQFQDTDEHGTALTNPDGTPKMTSNLEKNRILKAQDAEFTYNGVNIKRSKNSFDDLRPGVNITLNETGKTNVSISQNTEEVVKAVEEFIKDYNLMTMNLEIATKYDEEKGAGTFQGVSEISSLRSNIGRLVNGQDSEGKALSKFGIVPDKDGQLQLDLNKFNAALSKDPEEIQKFFMGSSKTEPISYMGNSTVSAGALNIQAGDLTINGKSVIFSTTAGSTAEDNALKLQQAINDAGIDGVTASLDQSGKRIILKRSDGENIEVKGKASALATLGMSEATVNPVTKKTDGLFTKLAKMLDGAVGKEGTMIAMQNQLKDESESITKNKESTQKLLDEKYTTMQERFIKYNAIIASLENQFATLKSMIDAELNNKN, encoded by the coding sequence ATGGCAGTAGGTAACGTAACAAATTTAGGCATCGGTACAAAAAATAGCGGCCTAAACGATGAGCTTATCAAGAAACTAAAAGAGGCTGATGAGGCTGGACAGATCAAACCACTTACAACAAGACTAGAGAAAAATGAGCTTAAGCAAAAGGACCTTGCAGCGCTAAAAACTCTTGTTAGCAACGTAAATGTTAGTGGCAAAACACTTGGCGGCGAGGCACTTTATCTAAAAAGAAATACCAATAACGCTGGCAAAAGCGTCACAGCTTCAGCGGCAAACGGCGTTAGCGTGCAAAGTTTTAGTATCGATGTGCAAAAACTTGCTCAAAAAGATACATTTCAAAGCAAGAATTTCAAAAATTCTTCAAGCATGGTGGGTGCGACAAATACTGGCTCATTTGACGTTGAGATCGATGGACAAAAATTCTCTATCGGTGTGACAAGATCGACAACTTATCAAGATATCGTTGATAAGATAAATGACGTAAGTGGCGGTAAATTACAAGCTAGAATTTTAAATGTTGGTGGCGATAAACCAAATCAAATAATGCTTCAATCAGGCAGCACTGGGGCTACACAGACTATTAAATTTTCAAACGACACTGCTGGCATTTTAGACAAGCTTGGCTGGGATGATACGCAGTTTCAAGACACAGACGAGCACGGCACAGCGCTAACAAATCCTGATGGCACGCCAAAGATGACATCAAATTTGGAGAAAAATAGAATTCTAAAAGCGCAAGATGCAGAATTTACATATAATGGCGTAAATATCAAAAGAAGCAAAAATAGCTTTGATGATCTAAGACCGGGTGTAAATATCACGCTAAATGAGACTGGCAAGACAAACGTAAGCATCTCTCAAAACACTGAAGAGGTCGTAAAAGCGGTTGAAGAGTTTATAAAAGACTACAACCTAATGACAATGAACCTTGAGATCGCTACAAAATATGATGAAGAAAAAGGTGCTGGTACTTTTCAAGGTGTGAGTGAAATTTCAAGCCTTAGATCAAACATCGGACGTCTAGTAAATGGTCAAGATAGCGAAGGCAAAGCGCTAAGTAAATTTGGCATAGTGCCTGACAAAGACGGTCAGCTTCAGCTTGATCTAAATAAATTTAACGCAGCTCTTAGCAAAGATCCAGAAGAAATTCAGAAATTTTTTATGGGTTCAAGCAAGACTGAGCCGATAAGCTACATGGGTAACTCAACCGTTAGCGCAGGTGCGTTAAACATCCAAGCTGGCGATCTAACGATAAATGGCAAGTCAGTTATATTTTCAACCACAGCTGGTTCAACAGCTGAAGATAACGCTCTAAAACTTCAACAAGCTATCAATGACGCTGGTATCGACGGTGTCACAGCTAGCCTTGATCAAAGCGGCAAGAGGATCATCTTAAAAAGAAGCGATGGCGAAAATATCGAAGTAAAAGGCAAAGCTTCTGCACTAGCAACTCTTGGTATGAGCGAAGCCACTGTAAATCCAGTGACTAAAAAAACTGATGGTCTATTTACAAAGCTAGCTAAGATGCTTGATGGTGCTGTTGGCAAAGAAGGTACGATGATCGCTATGCAAAATCAGCTAAAAGATGAGAGTGAGTCTATCACTAAAAACAAAGAGAGCACTCAAAAGCTTTTAGATGAGAAATATACAACGATGCAAGAACGCTTCATCAAGTATAACGCTATCATCGCAAGTTTAGAAAATCAGTTTGCTACACTAAAATCAATGATAGATGCTGAGCTAAACAATAAGAACTAA
- a CDS encoding FlaG family protein produces the protein MEIFKAAANQTLDANMSTSAQRQIDSRPIEHSDVKVNADKNGKSKDANELDGLSNEDLARKTREVTDRLNYQMQQLDTNVRFAYNEKLNLMVVQVKDAKTGEEITQLPSKEAIKISEYFKESIGILFDKES, from the coding sequence ATGGAAATTTTCAAAGCAGCGGCAAATCAAACACTTGATGCAAACATGAGTACGTCGGCTCAGCGTCAGATAGACAGCAGACCTATCGAGCACTCTGATGTCAAAGTAAATGCCGACAAAAACGGCAAATCAAAGGATGCTAACGAGCTTGACGGACTTAGCAACGAGGATCTTGCTAGAAAAACAAGAGAGGTTACTGATAGGCTAAACTATCAGATGCAACAGCTCGATACTAATGTAAGATTTGCTTACAACGAGAAGTTAAATTTAATGGTAGTGCAAGTAAAAGACGCCAAAACAGGCGAAGAGATAACACAGCTTCCGAGCAAAGAAGCTATAAAAATCAGCGAGTATTTCAAAGAAAGTATCGGAATACTTTTTGACAAGGAGAGTTAA
- the rsmD gene encoding 16S rRNA (guanine(966)-N(2))-methyltransferase RsmD, which produces MKLYTKISSGKFKGKRLELPSLSTTRSTKSIVKESFFNVIRDEIYSLTFIEGFGGSGVMASEAVSNGAREAIAIEKDRAAFNITQSNLASLQSPNLKAINGDSFALLPDLVNSQNGKVLLYLDPPFDIRAGFDDIYEKLVNLISQLKKEKIYMIVFEHNSDFKFGDEISAYKLVKFKKFGATSLSYFQ; this is translated from the coding sequence GTGAAACTTTATACCAAAATTTCAAGTGGTAAATTTAAAGGCAAAAGGCTTGAGCTACCAAGTCTAAGCACGACTAGAAGCACAAAAAGCATCGTAAAAGAGTCCTTTTTTAACGTCATTAGAGATGAAATTTACTCGCTTACATTTATAGAGGGCTTTGGCGGAAGCGGCGTGATGGCAAGCGAGGCTGTTAGCAACGGAGCGCGCGAGGCCATCGCTATCGAAAAAGATAGGGCTGCTTTTAATATCACGCAAAGCAACCTTGCAAGCCTGCAAAGTCCAAATTTAAAAGCGATAAATGGCGATAGCTTTGCGCTTTTGCCTGATCTTGTAAATTCGCAAAATGGCAAGGTTTTGCTCTATCTTGATCCGCCATTTGACATAAGAGCTGGCTTTGATGATATCTACGAAAAGCTTGTAAATTTGATCTCGCAGCTAAAAAAAGAGAAAATTTATATGATAGTTTTTGAGCATAACAGCGACTTTAAATTTGGCGATGAAATTTCTGCGTATAAGCTTGTTAAATTTAAAAAATTTGGAGCCACTTCTCTCTCTTATTTTCAGTAA
- a CDS encoding flagellar basal body P-ring protein FlgI: MKKILSFVAASVIATSAFATQIKELANIVGVRDNQLIGYGLVVGLNGTGDGSTSKFTIQSLSNMLQGVNVKINPDDIKSKNAAAVMVTAKLPAFARHGDKLDIEISSIGDAKSLQGGTLLMTPLKGVDGDIYALAQGPLSIGGKSAGRSGGNHPTVGTILNGALVEREVTYDIYNQDSIKLSLKDTNFKTALDIQNAINANISDDTAKAIDPRTVIVKKPDDVSIIELASAVLDLDVEYKPDEKIVVDERTGTIVSGINAVVSPVVITHGAITIKIEPNSYEEAAQNDVNIGSDTSVAPSQNLLKISGEKTTVANVTRALNKLGATPSDIISILENLKRVGAIQVDLEII, from the coding sequence ATGAAAAAAATTTTATCTTTTGTAGCAGCTTCGGTGATAGCTACTTCAGCCTTTGCTACGCAGATAAAAGAGCTTGCAAACATCGTTGGCGTAAGGGACAACCAGCTAATAGGCTATGGTTTAGTCGTCGGACTAAACGGCACAGGGGACGGCTCAACGTCAAAATTTACGATCCAGTCGCTATCAAACATGCTTCAAGGCGTAAATGTCAAGATAAATCCAGATGATATCAAGTCTAAAAACGCAGCTGCTGTTATGGTGACAGCAAAATTGCCTGCATTTGCAAGGCATGGCGACAAGCTTGATATCGAGATCTCATCTATCGGCGATGCAAAAAGCTTACAAGGTGGCACCCTTCTTATGACCCCACTAAAAGGCGTTGATGGCGATATCTACGCTTTGGCTCAAGGACCTCTAAGTATCGGTGGTAAGAGCGCAGGAAGAAGTGGCGGCAATCACCCAACCGTAGGCACTATCTTAAATGGCGCCCTTGTGGAGCGCGAGGTCACTTACGATATCTACAATCAAGATAGCATAAAACTAAGCCTAAAAGATACAAATTTTAAAACCGCTCTTGATATCCAAAACGCCATAAATGCAAACATCTCAGACGATACTGCAAAGGCGATCGATCCAAGAACGGTTATCGTTAAAAAGCCAGATGACGTTAGCATCATCGAGCTTGCAAGCGCTGTGCTTGATCTTGATGTGGAGTATAAGCCAGATGAGAAGATCGTAGTTGATGAGAGAACTGGCACGATAGTTAGCGGTATAAACGCGGTAGTTAGTCCAGTCGTGATAACTCATGGCGCAATTACAATAAAGATAGAGCCAAACAGCTATGAAGAGGCGGCGCAAAATGATGTAAATATAGGTAGCGACACCTCGGTGGCTCCTAGTCAAAATTTACTTAAAATTTCAGGCGAAAAAACAACCGTTGCAAACGTGACAAGAGCGCTAAACAAACTTGGAGCAACACCAAGTGACATCATCTCGATACTTGAAAATTTAAAACGAGTTGGTGCGATACAAGTCGATCTGGAGATAATATAA
- a CDS encoding rod-binding protein encodes MQIDNTLALNSYNDISANKIKNLNSKQDALLKEQTDAFEAYMVKAVLDIALKEDDKNSLYPKAAGSDIYRSMYNDAMSKALSGNLGFSELLYDFLKRDS; translated from the coding sequence ATGCAAATAGACAACACCTTAGCACTAAATTCGTATAACGACATCTCAGCAAACAAGATAAAAAACCTAAATAGTAAACAAGACGCACTTTTAAAAGAGCAAACTGACGCTTTTGAAGCATATATGGTAAAAGCTGTGCTTGATATCGCTTTAAAAGAAGATGATAAGAACTCACTCTATCCAAAAGCCGCTGGCAGCGACATTTACAGGTCTATGTATAACGATGCTATGAGCAAAGCTTTGAGTGGAAATTTAGGTTTTTCAGAACTTTTATACGATTTTTTGAAGAGAGACTCTTAA
- a CDS encoding flagellar biosynthesis anti-sigma factor FlgM: MITPLNQRPNYQANTLNKNSDARVENENKEVKTNENTKVKEIADAIANGTYQVDISKTAKAVADALL, translated from the coding sequence ATGATAACTCCTTTGAACCAAAGACCAAACTACCAGGCAAATACGCTAAATAAAAATAGCGATGCTAGAGTTGAAAATGAAAACAAAGAAGTAAAAACAAACGAAAACACAAAGGTAAAAGAGATAGCTGATGCAATAGCAAATGGCACCTATCAGGTAGATATCTCTAAAACAGCTAAGGCTGTGGCTGATGCGTTGCTCTAA
- a CDS encoding flagellar export chaperone FlgN has product MIKKLLDEAIGELDELINLTMQDIANIKEAKHSSVDESVKKKNALVRAFEDTKRALDKELLRVSKESGTTTLANVLDDEVKSKLVLMRSKLEILHKVNKEYARHVVVVKEFFDSLSKKVFGTQTNEYGQDGSGTDNNFYKSRV; this is encoded by the coding sequence ATGATAAAGAAGCTTTTGGACGAGGCCATAGGCGAGCTAGACGAGCTTATAAATTTAACAATGCAAGATATCGCCAATATAAAAGAGGCGAAGCACTCAAGCGTTGATGAGAGCGTGAAGAAGAAAAATGCTCTTGTTCGCGCTTTTGAAGATACAAAAAGAGCTTTGGATAAAGAGCTGCTAAGGGTCTCAAAAGAGAGTGGCACTACGACACTTGCAAATGTTTTAGATGATGAAGTGAAGTCAAAGCTAGTGCTTATGCGTTCAAAGCTTGAAATTTTGCATAAAGTAAATAAAGAATATGCAAGACACGTCGTTGTTGTTAAGGAGTTTTTTGACTCGCTTAGCAAAAAAGTCTTTGGCACTCAGACTAATGAATACGGACAAGACGGCAGCGGCACAGATAATAATTTTTACAAATCAAGGGTTTAA